Proteins from a genomic interval of Nocardia sp. BMG51109:
- a CDS encoding ammonium transporter — protein sequence MAFPVIGEPNTGDTAWMLASSALVLLMTPGLAFFYGGMVRGKNVLNMIMMSISAMGLITVLWSLYGFSMAFGDDKGNLFGDPGQYFGLKSIFGGSYLATTDPAAPAAIPLSGTIPLTVFVAFQLMFAIITVALISGAVADRLKFGSWLLFAGLWATIVYFPVAHWVFSFDGITGEHGGWIANKLKAIDFAGGTAVHINAGIAGLVLAIVLGKRKGWPKTPMRPHNLPFVMLGAGLLWFGWYGFNAGSATASNGIAGATFVTTTIGTAAAMLAWLVVEKIRDGKPTSLGAASGIVAGLVAITPSCSSVNVVGALAIGIVAGALCALAVGLKFRFGFDDSLDVVGVHLVGGLVGTLMVGLVATAEAPAGVEGLFYGGGFDQLGKQAVGAFAVLIFSGVATAIIALAIKFTIGLRASEEDEFQGMDESEHAETAYDFAAVGGTARTAVKEA from the coding sequence GTGGCGTTTCCCGTAATCGGTGAACCCAACACCGGTGACACCGCATGGATGCTGGCGAGTTCGGCGCTCGTGCTACTGATGACACCTGGCCTGGCGTTTTTCTACGGCGGCATGGTGCGCGGCAAGAACGTGCTCAACATGATCATGATGAGCATCAGTGCGATGGGCCTGATCACGGTCCTATGGTCGCTGTACGGCTTCTCGATGGCCTTCGGCGACGACAAGGGCAATCTGTTCGGTGACCCCGGTCAGTACTTCGGCTTGAAATCGATCTTCGGCGGCAGTTATCTGGCCACCACCGATCCGGCGGCACCGGCCGCGATACCGCTGTCCGGCACGATTCCACTGACCGTGTTCGTGGCGTTCCAGCTGATGTTCGCGATCATCACGGTCGCCCTGATCTCGGGTGCGGTCGCCGACCGCCTGAAGTTCGGTTCCTGGCTGCTGTTCGCCGGCCTGTGGGCCACGATCGTCTACTTCCCGGTGGCGCACTGGGTGTTCTCGTTCGACGGCATCACCGGTGAGCACGGCGGCTGGATCGCGAACAAGCTGAAGGCCATCGACTTCGCCGGTGGTACGGCGGTGCACATCAACGCCGGTATCGCGGGCCTGGTGCTGGCCATCGTGCTCGGCAAGCGCAAGGGCTGGCCGAAGACCCCGATGCGTCCGCACAATCTGCCGTTCGTGATGCTCGGCGCCGGTCTGCTGTGGTTCGGCTGGTACGGCTTCAACGCCGGCTCGGCGACCGCCTCCAACGGCATCGCGGGCGCCACCTTCGTGACCACCACGATCGGGACGGCGGCGGCCATGCTGGCGTGGCTGGTGGTGGAGAAGATCCGCGACGGCAAGCCCACCTCGCTGGGCGCGGCCTCGGGCATCGTGGCCGGCCTGGTCGCCATCACCCCGTCGTGTTCGTCGGTGAACGTGGTCGGCGCGCTGGCCATCGGTATCGTCGCCGGCGCGCTGTGTGCCCTGGCGGTGGGCCTGAAGTTCCGCTTCGGGTTCGACGATTCGCTCGATGTCGTCGGCGTGCACCTGGTCGGCGGCCTGGTGGGCACCCTGATGGTCGGCTTGGTGGCCACCGCCGAGGCGCCCGCCGGTGTCGAGGGGCTGTTCTACGGCGGCGGTTTCGATCAGCTGGGTAAGCAGGCCGTGGGCGCGTTCGCGGTGCTGATCTTCTCCGGCGTGGCCACCGCGATCATCGCGCTGGCGATCAAGTTCACCATCGGCCTCCGCGCGAGCGAAGAGGACGAGTTCCAGGGAATGGACGAGTCGGAGCACGCGGAAACGGCATACGATTTCGCTGCTGTGGGTGGCACGGCACGGACCGCCGTCAAGGAGGCGTAA
- a CDS encoding DUF1707 domain-containing protein: MDIATGTRASDAERRQVVDLLARHLSEGRLDLTEYDERVARVYATVTRDDLRLVLSDLPEPPDRRDGHADTATSSKRSARVPIWQRIEGTAWLGVGLLCVAIWGMVSIGVGELTYPWPIWVIGPWGAVLVFRVLTGWEAGPRPPRPGVTGCRSRSGATGYGQSAATGYGRPAATGYGRPAATGYGRPAATGYGRPAASAPQPVHSVPDGRVR, encoded by the coding sequence ATGGACATCGCAACCGGCACCCGCGCCTCCGATGCCGAGCGTCGGCAGGTGGTCGATCTGCTGGCCCGGCATCTGAGTGAGGGACGCCTCGATCTCACCGAATACGACGAACGCGTCGCGCGGGTGTACGCCACCGTCACGCGCGACGACCTGCGGCTGGTGCTGTCGGACCTGCCGGAGCCGCCGGATCGGCGCGACGGGCACGCGGATACCGCCACATCCTCGAAAAGGTCTGCCCGCGTGCCGATCTGGCAGCGCATCGAGGGCACGGCCTGGCTGGGGGTCGGTCTGCTGTGCGTGGCGATCTGGGGCATGGTCTCGATCGGTGTGGGCGAGCTGACCTATCCGTGGCCGATCTGGGTGATCGGACCGTGGGGCGCGGTCCTCGTGTTCCGCGTCCTCACCGGATGGGAGGCCGGCCCCCGTCCCCCGAGGCCGGGTGTGACCGGGTGCCGCTCGCGCTCGGGCGCTACCGGATACGGACAGTCCGCCGCTACTGGATACGGGCGGCCCGCCGCTACTGGATACGGGCGGCCCGCCGCTACTGGATACGGGCGGCCCGCCGCTACTGGATACGGGCGGCCCGCCGCCTCGGCGCCACAGCCGGTCCATTCCGTGCCCGACGGCCGCGTCCGGTGA
- a CDS encoding RpiB/LacA/LacB family sugar-phosphate isomerase codes for MRIAFGTDESTALTEHMKEWLIAQGHQLVVVGEDIAWPEAGGGVGEAVAKGLADRGVVCCWTGTGVSIAANKVPGVRAALCTDRATAAGARTWNDANVLALGLRLTSPTVAEEMMEAFLTTDPDASEAENYNRLG; via the coding sequence ATGCGGATCGCCTTCGGAACCGACGAGTCCACCGCGCTGACCGAGCACATGAAGGAGTGGCTGATCGCCCAGGGCCACCAGCTGGTGGTGGTCGGTGAGGACATCGCGTGGCCGGAGGCGGGCGGCGGCGTCGGCGAGGCGGTGGCGAAGGGCCTGGCCGACCGCGGCGTGGTGTGCTGCTGGACCGGCACCGGCGTGTCGATCGCCGCGAACAAGGTGCCGGGCGTGCGCGCGGCCCTGTGCACCGACCGCGCCACCGCCGCGGGCGCCCGCACCTGGAACGACGCGAACGTGCTGGCGCTCGGCCTCCGGCTGACCTCGCCCACGGTGGCCGAGGAGATGATGGAGGCATTTCTCACTACGGATCCGGATGCCTCCGAGGCCGAGAACTACAACCGCCTCGGCTGA
- a CDS encoding acyl-CoA dehydrogenase family protein, which translates to MDLDWSPTDLAFRDEVRAFLDENLTLELRRAGQLATSVYPDHEASMRWQQILHARGWAAPAWPVEHGGCDWSMTQHYIFDRESMLAGAPALSPMGIKMVAHAIIAFGTDEQKSYYLPRILTGEVFFCQGYSEPEAGSDLASLTMAAVDDGDDLVCTGSKIWTTHATEANWIFCLVRTAKLERKQQGITFVLIPMDSPGIQVRPLVMTSGEQVQNQVFFDQVRVPKKNVLGHIDDGWTVAKYLLNFERGGALGPMLQVLAEALAGQASAQPGPNGGALLDDPAFAARLADARIRADVLEILEYRTMAAISQGRNPGPAASTLKILGTELSQQLTELALSAAGPRGRVYQPHATMPGGPIADFAAPDDGYLSGAEWQAVAPQRYFNDRAGSIYAGSNEIQRNIIAKATLGL; encoded by the coding sequence GTGGATCTGGACTGGTCGCCCACCGATCTGGCGTTTCGCGACGAGGTACGGGCGTTTCTGGACGAGAACCTGACCCTCGAGCTTCGCCGCGCCGGGCAGCTCGCCACCAGCGTCTACCCGGACCACGAGGCCAGTATGCGGTGGCAGCAGATTCTGCACGCCCGCGGCTGGGCCGCGCCGGCCTGGCCGGTCGAGCACGGCGGCTGCGACTGGAGCATGACCCAGCACTACATCTTCGACCGGGAGTCGATGCTGGCCGGCGCGCCCGCGCTGTCGCCGATGGGGATCAAGATGGTGGCGCACGCGATCATCGCGTTCGGCACCGACGAGCAGAAGTCGTATTACCTGCCGCGCATCCTCACCGGTGAGGTGTTCTTCTGCCAGGGCTACTCCGAACCGGAGGCCGGATCGGACCTGGCGTCGCTGACCATGGCCGCCGTCGACGACGGCGACGACCTGGTGTGCACCGGTTCCAAGATCTGGACCACCCATGCCACCGAGGCCAACTGGATCTTCTGCCTGGTGCGCACGGCGAAGCTGGAGCGCAAGCAGCAGGGCATCACCTTCGTGCTGATCCCGATGGACTCCCCCGGGATCCAGGTGCGCCCGCTGGTGATGACCTCCGGCGAACAGGTGCAGAACCAGGTGTTCTTCGATCAGGTCCGGGTGCCGAAGAAGAACGTGCTGGGCCACATCGACGACGGCTGGACCGTCGCGAAGTATCTGCTCAACTTCGAACGCGGCGGCGCGCTCGGCCCGATGCTGCAGGTGCTGGCGGAAGCGCTGGCGGGGCAGGCGAGTGCGCAGCCGGGGCCGAACGGCGGTGCGCTGCTGGACGATCCGGCCTTCGCGGCCCGGCTCGCCGACGCCCGGATCCGCGCCGACGTGCTGGAGATCCTGGAATACCGCACCATGGCGGCGATCTCGCAGGGCAGGAACCCGGGGCCGGCGGCATCGACGCTGAAGATCCTCGGCACCGAGCTGAGCCAGCAACTGACCGAGCTGGCGCTCTCGGCGGCGGGCCCGCGCGGCCGGGTCTACCAGCCGCACGCCACCATGCCCGGCGGCCCGATCGCCGACTTCGCCGCACCCGACGACGGCTACCTCAGCGGCGCCGAATGGCAGGCGGTCGCACCCCAGCGCTATTTCAACGACCGCGCCGGCTCGATCTACGCCGGCAGCAACGAAATTCAGCGCAACATCATCGCCAAGGCAACCCTGGGACTGTAG
- a CDS encoding P-II family nitrogen regulator produces MKLITAIVKPFTLEDVKSGLEQAGVLGMTVSEVQGYGRQKGHTEVYRGAEYSVDFVPKVRVEVVADDASVEKVVEVIVEAARTGKIGDGKVWVTPVDAVIRVRTGERGADAL; encoded by the coding sequence ATGAAACTGATCACCGCAATCGTCAAACCCTTCACGCTCGAGGACGTCAAGAGCGGCCTGGAGCAGGCGGGCGTGCTGGGCATGACCGTCAGCGAGGTACAGGGTTACGGTCGGCAGAAGGGGCACACCGAGGTCTACCGCGGGGCCGAGTACTCCGTCGACTTCGTCCCGAAGGTCCGGGTCGAGGTGGTCGCCGACGACGCCTCCGTGGAGAAGGTCGTCGAGGTGATCGTCGAGGCCGCCCGCACCGGCAAGATCGGCGACGGCAAGGTGTGGGTGACCCCGGTCGACGCCGTGATCCGCGTCCGGACCGGCGAACGGGGAGCCGACGCGCTGTAG
- a CDS encoding DUF2237 family protein, whose amino-acid sequence MTDRNVLGGPLEECGTDPLTGFYRDGCCSTGPEDLGSHTVCTVVTQEFLEHQKSIGNDLITPRPENNFPGLQPGDRWCVVAVRWLHAHEDGVAAPVVLAATHENALEVVPMDTLRKYAVDVPDDVSDLL is encoded by the coding sequence GTGACCGATCGAAATGTGCTTGGGGGACCGCTGGAGGAGTGTGGCACCGATCCTCTCACCGGCTTCTACCGGGACGGTTGCTGCAGCACCGGACCCGAGGACCTTGGCAGCCACACGGTGTGCACCGTCGTTACCCAGGAGTTCCTGGAGCACCAGAAGTCGATCGGCAACGATCTGATCACCCCGCGCCCGGAGAACAACTTCCCCGGCCTGCAACCCGGCGACCGCTGGTGCGTCGTCGCGGTCCGCTGGCTGCACGCCCACGAGGACGGCGTCGCCGCCCCCGTCGTGCTGGCCGCCACCCATGAGAACGCCCTCGAGGTCGTCCCCATGGACACGTTGCGCAAGTACGCCGTCGACGTCCCCGACGACGTCAGCGACCTCCTCTGA
- the ftsY gene encoding signal recognition particle-docking protein FtsY, which translates to MTAQAWILIAAIAAVLLVAFVSGFVLYKRRRVTLSSSAPEQELTDRSGGYQAAGGFSFSQGGAGTVAPERPEPAPSERTDDEGQPHVGDDAAVPRDAPRRTITDVRLPEPDTAEDAEASGEQGEQGTNGAGSATAAPSETTPADGGGPAVTPNGTAPSDTAAPAGTPTGTAAAEDTAPPTEKAPAAEPAEKAEPGAGSEPAAPQLEEIEPTAGRLTRLRGRLSRSQNAVGKSLLGLLGGGDLDEDSWEEIEDTLVMADLGTAATTTIVQRLREEMASRSVRTDEQARQVLRDVLVEALRPELDRSIRALPHDEHPSILLVVGVNGTGKTTTTGKLARVLVADGRRVLLGAADTFRAAAADQLQTWGERVGADTVRGKEGADPASVAFDAVSAGIDHGVDVVLVDTAGRLHTKTGLMDELGKVKRVIERKLSATPGRSGVDEVLLVLDATVGQNGLAQARVFAEVVDISGVVLTKLDGTAKGGIVFQVQHELGVPVKLVGLGEGADDLAPFEPTAFVDALLG; encoded by the coding sequence GTGACTGCGCAAGCTTGGATTCTGATCGCCGCGATCGCCGCCGTGCTGCTGGTGGCGTTCGTTTCCGGATTCGTCCTGTACAAGCGCCGCCGGGTGACGCTGAGTTCGTCCGCTCCCGAGCAGGAGCTGACCGACCGGTCGGGTGGGTACCAGGCGGCCGGTGGATTCAGCTTCAGCCAGGGCGGGGCGGGCACGGTGGCGCCGGAGCGCCCGGAACCCGCACCGTCGGAACGGACCGACGACGAGGGCCAGCCCCACGTCGGCGACGACGCCGCCGTCCCGCGTGACGCGCCGCGCCGCACCATCACCGACGTCCGGCTGCCCGAGCCCGACACCGCCGAGGACGCGGAGGCATCGGGGGAGCAGGGGGAGCAGGGTACGAACGGTGCCGGCTCGGCGACCGCCGCCCCCAGCGAGACCACCCCCGCCGACGGCGGCGGCCCGGCCGTGACGCCCAATGGCACCGCTCCGTCGGACACCGCGGCACCCGCCGGCACTCCGACCGGCACCGCGGCGGCTGAGGACACCGCGCCGCCTACCGAGAAGGCCCCCGCCGCAGAGCCTGCCGAAAAGGCCGAGCCCGGCGCGGGATCCGAGCCCGCCGCGCCGCAACTCGAGGAGATCGAGCCCACCGCGGGCCGCCTGACCCGGTTGCGCGGCCGGTTGTCCCGCTCGCAGAACGCGGTCGGCAAGAGCCTGCTGGGCCTGCTCGGCGGCGGCGACCTCGACGAGGACTCCTGGGAGGAGATCGAGGACACGCTGGTCATGGCCGACCTGGGCACCGCCGCCACCACGACGATCGTGCAGCGGCTGCGCGAGGAGATGGCTTCGCGCAGTGTCCGCACCGACGAGCAGGCCCGCCAGGTGCTGCGCGACGTGCTGGTCGAGGCGCTGCGGCCGGAGCTGGACCGGTCGATCCGGGCGCTCCCGCACGACGAGCATCCGTCGATCCTCCTGGTCGTCGGCGTCAACGGCACGGGTAAGACCACGACCACCGGCAAGCTGGCCCGGGTCCTGGTCGCCGACGGCCGCCGGGTGCTGCTCGGCGCCGCCGACACCTTCCGCGCCGCCGCCGCCGACCAGTTGCAGACCTGGGGCGAGCGGGTCGGCGCGGACACCGTGCGGGGCAAGGAGGGCGCCGATCCGGCGTCCGTCGCGTTCGACGCGGTCAGCGCCGGCATCGATCACGGCGTGGACGTGGTGCTGGTCGACACCGCCGGCCGCCTGCACACCAAGACCGGCCTGATGGACGAGCTGGGCAAGGTCAAGCGGGTCATCGAGCGCAAACTGTCCGCGACCCCGGGCCGCTCCGGCGTCGACGAGGTGCTGCTGGTGCTGGACGCCACCGTCGGCCAGAACGGCCTGGCCCAGGCCCGGGTGTTCGCCGAGGTCGTCGACATCAGCGGCGTGGTGCTGACGAAGCTCGACGGAACCGCCAAGGGCGGTATCGTCTTCCAGGTTCAGCACGAGCTCGGCGTGCCCGTGAAGCTGGTCGGCCTGGGCGAGGGCGCCGACGACCTCGCTCCCTTCGAACCCACCGCATTCGTCGACGCCTTGCTGGGCTGA
- the smc gene encoding chromosome segregation protein SMC: MHLKSLTLKGFKSFASATTLRFEPGITCVVGPNGSGKSNVVDALTWVMGEQGAKALRGGKMQDVIFAGTAGRAPLGRAEVTLTIDNSDGALPIDYSEVSITRRMFRDGAGEYEINGSSCRLMDVQELLSDSGIGREMHVIVGQGQLSAILESRPEDRRAFIEEAAGVLKHRKRKEKAVRKLEAMQANLARLTDLTTELRRQLKPLGRQAEVARRAATVQSELRDAKLRLAADDLVTRRRELESQQSKESYAREQQINVQAELDAANAALAQQEYELSRLTPGAEAAAQTWFQLSALVERVNATIRIAHDRARNLTIEQPTGSGRDPDQLEAEATRVEAEEAELLEAVEVATATLEAARDQLHDREQAAKAAEQAHLAAVRAIADRREGLARLSGQVDNLRTRAQSADTDITRLSTALVEARQRGEAAEAEFESVQAELSELDAGEESLDATYEHAAQALEQAERRVTELRESDREASKKVASLTARIEALTMGFSRKDGGAWLLEHHTDGLLGPLSGLLRVHGGYEAAVAAALGPLADAVAARTGTDAHAALRALKEADGGRVALVFGGVRQADSGGRPALPGSARWLADVVDCPDDMRGAVDALTAGTAVADDLPAAAEVLAARPELRIVTRDGDLTGTGWLVGGSDRAPSQLEIQADIDAATAELASWQRHSEEFEAALSGAEAEQTDRKEAADQALLALHESDQALVSIYDRLGRLGETARTAQTECGRLESQRADAETARDENLAKLAELEDRLRHAESEQSELDSDAEAGSETSGQEREDAATALAEARSMEVEARLAVRTAEERAESVRGKADSLRRAARAERESRARAERAQAARRRAAAVAAVVAESAERVAAELETVVSEASARRDDLVRRRTECATQVDQTKERVRVLTTQLAQLTDAVHRDEVARAEAALRIEQLEQSIAEQFGLALDDLVAEYGPDVPMPPTALEMQEYEQAKERGEQVSPPQPMPFDRADQQRRAKRAEKDLTTLGKVNPLALEEFAALEERYTFLSTQLEDVRKARQDLLDVVAEVDARILQVFAEAYEDVSREFVEVFAKLFPGGEGRLLLTEPGDMLATGVEVEARPPGKKVKRLSLLSGGEKSLTAVALLVAIFRARPSPFYVMDEVEAALDDTNLRRLIGLFEQLREKSQLIVITHQKPTMEIADALYGASMRGDGITQVISQRMRGENLVGAPS; encoded by the coding sequence GTGCACCTGAAGAGTCTGACGCTGAAGGGTTTCAAATCCTTCGCGTCCGCGACGACCCTGCGCTTCGAGCCGGGCATCACCTGCGTGGTGGGGCCGAACGGCTCGGGCAAGTCGAACGTCGTCGATGCGCTCACCTGGGTGATGGGTGAGCAGGGCGCGAAGGCGTTGCGCGGCGGCAAGATGCAGGACGTCATCTTCGCGGGGACGGCCGGCCGCGCGCCGCTGGGCCGCGCCGAGGTGACGCTGACCATCGACAATTCCGACGGTGCGCTGCCCATCGACTACTCCGAGGTGTCCATCACCCGCCGGATGTTCCGCGACGGCGCCGGGGAATACGAGATCAACGGCAGTTCCTGCCGTCTGATGGATGTGCAGGAGCTGTTGTCCGACTCCGGAATCGGCCGGGAGATGCACGTCATCGTCGGCCAGGGCCAGCTGTCGGCGATCCTGGAATCGCGTCCCGAGGACCGCCGCGCCTTCATCGAGGAGGCGGCGGGCGTGCTCAAGCACCGCAAGCGCAAGGAGAAGGCGGTCCGCAAGCTGGAGGCCATGCAGGCCAATCTGGCGCGGCTGACCGACCTCACCACCGAATTGCGCCGCCAGCTCAAGCCGCTGGGCCGGCAGGCCGAGGTGGCGCGCCGGGCCGCCACCGTGCAGTCCGAGCTGCGCGACGCCAAGCTGCGGCTGGCCGCCGACGACCTGGTGACCCGCCGCCGCGAGCTGGAGAGCCAGCAGAGCAAGGAGTCCTACGCCCGCGAACAGCAGATCAATGTGCAGGCCGAGCTGGATGCCGCCAATGCCGCACTGGCGCAACAGGAGTACGAGCTGTCCCGGCTGACCCCCGGCGCGGAGGCGGCCGCGCAGACCTGGTTCCAGCTGTCGGCGCTGGTGGAGCGGGTCAACGCCACCATCCGGATCGCCCACGACCGGGCCCGCAATCTGACCATCGAACAGCCCACCGGCTCCGGGCGCGACCCCGACCAGCTGGAGGCCGAGGCGACGCGGGTCGAGGCCGAGGAGGCCGAACTGCTGGAGGCCGTCGAGGTGGCCACCGCCACCCTGGAGGCGGCCCGCGACCAGCTGCACGACCGCGAGCAGGCGGCGAAGGCCGCCGAGCAGGCCCACCTGGCCGCGGTGCGCGCGATCGCCGACCGGCGCGAGGGTCTGGCCCGGCTGTCCGGTCAGGTCGACAATCTGCGCACCCGGGCCCAGTCGGCCGATACCGACATCACCCGGCTGTCCACCGCGCTGGTGGAGGCGCGGCAGCGCGGCGAGGCCGCGGAGGCCGAATTCGAGTCCGTCCAGGCCGAACTGAGCGAGCTCGACGCGGGCGAGGAAAGCCTGGACGCCACCTACGAACATGCGGCGCAGGCACTGGAGCAGGCCGAACGCCGGGTCACCGAACTGCGCGAATCCGACCGCGAGGCGAGTAAGAAGGTGGCCTCGCTGACCGCCCGGATCGAGGCGCTCACCATGGGGTTCTCCCGCAAGGACGGCGGAGCCTGGCTGCTGGAGCACCACACCGACGGGCTGCTCGGGCCGCTGTCGGGCCTGCTGCGGGTGCACGGCGGGTACGAGGCCGCCGTCGCCGCGGCGCTCGGGCCGCTCGCCGACGCGGTGGCCGCGCGCACCGGTACCGACGCGCACGCCGCCCTGCGCGCGCTGAAGGAGGCCGACGGTGGCCGCGTCGCGCTGGTGTTCGGCGGTGTGCGGCAGGCGGATTCGGGCGGGCGGCCGGCCTTGCCCGGCTCGGCGCGCTGGCTCGCCGACGTGGTGGACTGTCCCGACGACATGCGCGGCGCCGTCGACGCGCTGACCGCCGGAACCGCGGTGGCCGACGATCTCCCGGCCGCCGCCGAGGTGCTCGCGGCGCGTCCGGAACTGCGCATCGTGACCCGCGACGGCGATCTCACCGGCACCGGCTGGCTGGTCGGCGGCTCCGACCGTGCCCCGAGCCAACTCGAGATCCAGGCCGATATCGACGCCGCGACCGCCGAATTGGCGTCCTGGCAGCGGCATTCCGAGGAGTTCGAGGCGGCGCTGTCGGGCGCGGAGGCCGAGCAGACCGACCGCAAGGAGGCCGCCGACCAGGCGCTGCTGGCGTTGCACGAATCCGATCAGGCGCTGGTGTCGATCTACGACCGGCTCGGGCGGCTCGGGGAGACGGCTCGCACCGCACAGACCGAATGCGGGCGGCTGGAGAGCCAGCGCGCCGACGCGGAGACCGCCCGCGACGAGAACCTGGCGAAGCTCGCCGAACTCGAGGACCGGCTGCGGCACGCGGAATCCGAACAGTCCGAGCTGGATTCGGACGCCGAGGCCGGCAGCGAGACCTCCGGGCAGGAGCGCGAGGACGCCGCCACGGCCCTCGCCGAGGCCCGGTCGATGGAGGTGGAGGCCCGGCTGGCGGTGCGCACGGCCGAGGAGCGTGCGGAATCGGTGCGCGGCAAGGCGGATTCGCTGCGCCGCGCCGCCCGCGCCGAACGCGAGTCCCGGGCCCGCGCCGAACGCGCCCAGGCCGCCCGGCGTCGTGCCGCCGCGGTGGCCGCGGTCGTCGCCGAATCCGCCGAGCGGGTCGCCGCGGAGCTGGAAACCGTGGTGTCCGAGGCGTCCGCGCGCCGCGACGATCTGGTGCGCCGCCGCACCGAATGCGCGACCCAGGTGGATCAGACCAAGGAGCGGGTGCGCGTACTGACCACCCAGCTGGCGCAGCTGACCGATGCCGTGCACCGCGACGAGGTCGCCCGCGCCGAGGCGGCGCTGCGGATCGAACAGCTGGAGCAGTCCATCGCCGAACAGTTCGGCCTGGCCCTCGACGATCTGGTCGCCGAATACGGCCCGGATGTGCCGATGCCGCCGACGGCGCTGGAGATGCAGGAGTACGAGCAGGCCAAGGAGCGCGGCGAACAGGTCAGCCCGCCCCAGCCGATGCCGTTCGACCGCGCCGATCAGCAGCGCCGCGCCAAGCGGGCCGAGAAGGATCTGACGACGCTCGGCAAGGTCAATCCCCTCGCGCTGGAGGAGTTCGCGGCGCTCGAGGAGCGCTACACCTTCCTGTCCACCCAGCTCGAGGACGTCCGCAAGGCCCGGCAGGATCTGCTCGACGTCGTCGCCGAGGTGGACGCGCGCATCCTGCAGGTGTTCGCGGAGGCCTACGAGGACGTGTCCCGCGAGTTCGTCGAGGTGTTCGCCAAGCTGTTCCCCGGCGGCGAGGGCCGGCTGCTGCTCACCGAGCCCGGCGACATGCTGGCCACCGGCGTCGAGGTGGAGGCCCGCCCGCCGGGCAAGAAGGTGAAGCGTCTGTCGCTGCTGTCCGGTGGGGAGAAGTCGCTCACGGCGGTCGCCCTGCTGGTGGCCATCTTCCGTGCCCGGCCCTCGCCGTTCTACGTGATGGACGAGGTGGAGGCGGCGCTGGACGACACCAACCTGCGCCGGCTGATCGGACTGTTCGAGCAGCTGCGGGAGAAGTCGCAGCTGATCGTCATCACCCACCAGAAGCCGACCATGGAGATCGCCGACGCGCTGTACGGTGCCAGCATGCGCGGCGACGGCATCACCCAGGTGATCTCGCAGCGGATGCGCGGCGAGAATCTGGTGGGCGCACCGAGCTGA
- a CDS encoding alpha/beta fold hydrolase, which translates to MDLDRTFDWQGRRIAHATRGSGPDVVFCHGTPFSSLLWHPFAEALARDFTVHVWDMPGYGRSSKDAAHAVDFGTQAAAFAALLEHWGVREPHVIAHDYGGAVSLQAHLTERAAYASLMLIDVVAIPPSGSPFFRFVQENPDLLAQLPDYIHRALVRAYIGNASATDLPAGILDALVEPWTGPDGQPAFYRQIAQYDEKFLRDNENRAGEIDIPVHIVWGEQDAWIPPDRAHRLQQLIPGSTARLVPGANHLIHYDQPVALMHEVRSWLDARTPTA; encoded by the coding sequence ATGGATCTCGATCGGACGTTCGACTGGCAGGGCCGCAGGATCGCGCACGCAACCCGGGGCAGCGGGCCCGATGTCGTCTTCTGTCACGGCACGCCGTTCTCCTCGCTGCTGTGGCACCCGTTCGCCGAGGCACTCGCGCGCGACTTCACGGTCCACGTGTGGGATATGCCGGGCTACGGGCGCTCCTCGAAGGACGCGGCGCACGCGGTCGACTTCGGTACGCAGGCCGCCGCTTTCGCGGCGCTGCTGGAGCACTGGGGTGTGCGGGAGCCGCATGTGATCGCCCACGACTACGGCGGGGCGGTGTCGCTGCAGGCGCATCTGACCGAGCGGGCCGCCTACGCCTCGCTGATGCTGATCGATGTGGTGGCGATTCCGCCGAGCGGGTCGCCGTTCTTCCGGTTCGTCCAGGAGAATCCCGATCTGCTCGCTCAGCTGCCCGACTACATCCACCGGGCGCTCGTGCGCGCGTACATCGGGAACGCGAGCGCGACGGATCTTCCGGCCGGAATTCTCGACGCCCTCGTCGAGCCGTGGACCGGCCCGGACGGGCAGCCGGCCTTCTACCGGCAGATCGCCCAGTACGACGAGAAGTTCCTGCGCGACAACGAGAATCGCGCGGGCGAGATCGATATTCCGGTGCACATCGTCTGGGGCGAACAGGACGCCTGGATCCCGCCCGACCGCGCCCACCGGCTGCAACAGCTGATCCCCGGCTCGACCGCCCGGCTCGTCCCCGGCGCGAACCACCTGATCCACTACGACCAGCCGGTCGCCCTCATGCACGAGGTCCGCTCCTGGCTGGACGCGCGGACCCCGACCGCTTAG